Within Homo sapiens chromosome 2, GRCh38.p14 Primary Assembly, the genomic segment CTTTCTTGCTAAACTCAATTTGTGGAAAAATTCATTTCTCTGTGCTTTATGGGGAGCATCTGATACTAGAACAATATAAATACTAAGGATTTAATTAAAATTGCCATCATTGACACATAGCTTCTTTTAGTATACAAAAaggctacaaattttcttttctttcaaataaaatttcttctgccaatACCCTTCTCTTTGCTCAAAAACAGTATGTTCTCTAAACCTTTAGACTTTCCATCTGAATTCCAAAAGAATAAGTACTTCCTTGAAGTCATGCCCAACACCATCATGCCATCTCCCcaatataaacatttcaaaattctaTATCTGGTTTATGAGCAGCAGATCATCTTAAAAGTAGTAAGGCAAGAATGAACAATCATGCTTTGAAAGAGAGATTATATTTTGTAACCCTCTCATTTTTTAGTCACTTagtacctgattttttttttttttggtaacccTCCCATTTTTTAGTCACTTagtatctgattttattttgctgataatatttttttccataacaaAAGTATTTAGGCTATAATCAGGTAACTTTATCTACTCTAAACTATccgaaggattttttttttcctaaaagagcTCGAACTTTCCAAAATaccaacagagaaagaaaagcacgGTTAAGAGCTAAGCGTCATCAGCAGCAACAGGCCTTAGACCTTCATTCATTTCCAAGGCCATCTCCATGGGGGCTTGAATTCAATGACAGGCCTAAGAGTCTCAGAGACAGGAGTAAATCACACCTCTGTACCCACCACTCCCTCTCTCCGAAACAAACTCCTGTCATTATTGAATTAGGTTAATATCAGATTAAAATGAATCTCAAAACCAGTCTTAATTAGGGAAAGAGGTCactaaaaactaacaaacagcCTTGGAACTGGGAAAAGCAAAGGGACTCACGTGTTTTGTGATGATGTGAGTTTGGCAGGGTTTGGAGCCAAACAAGACAAAAGAGTTCCCTCACACAGACTTATAAACCTCGTGCCTTTCTCTTTGTGAAACCTGTTGGAGGCACCTCTTTCTTCCATCCCCAGCTATACAAGAGGCTGAGATGGCCATTGACACTCTAGAGCCCTGTTACTCTAGAGCTCAGGGGCAAATGTCCCGCCTTTCCCTGTCTCAGGGATGGTGCGGCTCACATTACATAAATAGCGTGGCTCTAATTATAGTTTACACTATAAGATGGACAACTTGGTTAAATTAGCATTGGTATAAAAAGCTTACATTTgcagtttcctcatttttggGGAACCTTACATTTCTAAAAGCAAAGTTAAGCAGGGATTGATGAGGAATAAAGGACTGACCTCATCTTCAGCATGTGATCATTCCTTAGCTACtatttcaacattattttacTGTCATTACTTTTTCTTGCTACTTTCAAACTTATTGCTCCTGATGTCAGcatccatcagagaaatgcctTCTGGGTTCACTTTTCCCTAGACTACGATGGTTTGGGGGCTTTGTTGCCTAGCCTGGCTACTCTCATACTAATAGATGTTTTACAGAAAATCAGCACACGGAAACCACATTTCATCTTTTTCCCACACATGTACATAATGAAACATTTCAACTCCCGAGGCTGGGCCTCTTCCTCCTGGGAATTCTGCAGGAATGAATCAGATTACAGTATTTCCCCATAATGctgatttcataaaaattaaatttcctaACAGTCAATACATCTCTCTCTCATCATCTCATGTCCCAATCACTTACCCTAAATATCTTTAAGAATTATATCAGTTTTAACATTGCACAGAGTATAATTGGAATTTTTGTCAATCTTAATGTTGCCACTCTTTAACAGAAAACTTCCaaacatttttctctcatttaccCCCCAATAAGTCATGTTACAAATAGCCTTATGTCCTAAAATCTAATGTACTTATCCTATTTTGACTCAAGGAATGGTAATATCTTTACCATCGTTCCAACAAATAGTTGGATCACACTCAGGTTTTGCTGAAGAGTATATAACACTGGGGGTTACATCAGCATGACTATTCAAAATCCTTACCAGGCCTGTAGTGCTTCACCATTACGCTTTGCTGTCCCATAGCTTTGATATGCCCAGTCACATTCAGTTATTCACATGCAATTCATCAGCCTGAGGGAGCAAGTCACTTTCAAAGGAAGTTCCTGCATGTGGACTTGGGGCTTTCCCCATGACATGGGTCATTCCATCCCTGTAGCCCTGGGACTTTTCCTGAATCCCTCACCCAGCAAATTCCAAGACATCCTCTTCCATTGCATGTCTAATAACTTCCCCCTGTTAGTAGAATTTCCAAAGTTGATCATTCTTGCTATAAATGAACTCATTGCCTAAGACAAATTATTAAAGATAAAGTAAGCTTAGACATAAGCCCTAAGGACAAGAGTTCAATAAAGAACATGACACGTACACTGTTCAGTGTCCCAACAGCGACTTACTTGATTGAAAtgaaactcttatttttaaaattccttcaaaagcataaagttcattttttaagcaaaataaaacatcagaaataactttcatatgcttttaaataaaataagaggtaATCACTTAACACAGAATAATCATTTTTCAAACAGACccttgttatatgtattttaaattcttctaGTAAGCTTTAGTTacacaatatttttgttttattactatTTCTTATTCAAGTAGTGATAAAACGGAGACAATTAATGAATCTGAGATGTTTCTGACCTAATCAGGGTAGTAGTTTCCTCTCCAAGGTGGGGAAACTTCTCTCCCTTGGaaggtgaaagaagaaagaaagaaaaagaagagaaaatttctcTTTCTGCCCAAATTCACGCTTTTCCAATTTCCTCCATTTAATCCTTCCAAGTCAAAACCAATACGGTGATCCAATTATACTGAATCAAATTCTGTGTTTAAATCCAGCAGTCCCATTGACCTTATTTAAATGctgaatttgattttttatgttaatttaaaCCTACTAAGAAGGTATTTTAAATGAGAGAGATAATTAATCCCAGCAAATCGTATTTCTAGTTAAATGTCATATAATTAAAGTAATTCCACTTTTTGCTCTAAAATTAGAAACCTGATGTGAAAGTTTGTTTCTCAGTTTGCAGTTTCGCTCCACTCCCGCCTCCCGCAGATTGGCACTCAGCTGCTCTGGTGGCAGCACGGATCCCCTCACTGCAAGGCTGAAATTCCAATTTTCTTCCAACACAACTGTCACAACGCCCTGAAGCAAgctaaaaacaaggaaaaaaatctttggtaTGATTTCGTTTTCCATGTGTGCTTTAATGAAAAATTTATCATTCTAAATATTGGTGTTTACTcctagttaaatatttttttatcaaaaagaaaaagaaactgagattcagtCGCTATTATTTCACAGAGAAATATAACAGGCCTGATGTCTTCCTGAcaattctgttattttcttgTGTGGAAACACTGTATTTATCATATACTGTATGGCTGGTGATTTAGATATTGTTGAGACCTTATGGTGAACTGATATGGATGTAAACTCTTTATGCCAGATTGTTTAAGCAGAAAAAAACCAAATGCACTTAATTAACATCTGATGTGTAGCTTTTGCAAACACAAATGCAATATTTGTGTTTGAGCACTGGCAGTAATGACTGTGAACTATGCTATTAATGTCTGGTTTAAAGATGCTTGTGGTAGGACCATGTCTGgaataacacaaataaaaaactgCATTCAGACAAAACAATAGCGAAGAGCCcattaggaaaatggaaaagcaGCACTCAGAAgaaacacatgtattttttttccctttagatcAAAATTATTCTCAAAAATAGTTCCAGGCACCATCATTTTCAATCAATTAAAGGTGAAAGGattctatatattttaactcTACAGAAAAGTGTTTCACTTTAGGAGTGCCAAAGTTGTTTAGGGGTGTCTTCAGAAGTTCCATTCATTATATTATACTCCTCTTTGGTGGCCAGTATTAAAGCATACATGAGGAGAGAGCTGGGATGGTGTTTTAGGATATTTAGCACTTTTATATCTAAAGAGAAAACTTCAAATTTGTGGACTGCATTACAGTTTGAATAAACAGATTCTTTTCAACCAATTCAACTCCCTCATTAAATACTTTGttaccaggctgggtgcggtggatcatacctataatcccagcactttgggaggtcgaggcaggcggatcacaaggtaaggagttcgagaccagcctggccaatattgtgaaaccccgtctctactgaaaatacaaaaattagttgggcatggtggcgcgtgcctgtagtcccagctactcaggaggctgaggcaggagaatcacttgaacccaggaggcagaggttgcagtgagcagagatcgccttgccactgcactccagcctggtgacagagcgagactctgtctcaaaaaaaaaaaaaaaaaaaaaaaaaaaaaaatacttttttactGAAAACCTGGTGAGTGCCAGGAACCATGCAGGTTGCTGAGtataaaaacaggaagaaagttAAAATAAGGTAAAACCCTAGCCTAAATGTGGACTTTGCTTCAGAGTAACAAACAGAGCAAGGCAACCAGACTCAGAACTCAGGTTCAAAAACATAAACAGTTATTATACCAAAAACAATTAGTTATCATTATAtattggtattttaaattttttagaccATGCACTAAAGGGAAACCACAGCTGAAACAGGACATTTGATGACTAAAGCCATAAAACTCAAACATAATTGCTAAGTCCAATGCTCCCATGGCGGGAAGAATGCAGGACTTGTCTCCGTGtggctgaatccacagaaaaGAAAGCTAAGTGAGAACCACGTGCCACAGGGCTAGGAAGTACTCCCGTGGGTCCAAATTCAAGTTCCACCTCAACAGGACACTGCCTCTGCTCAGCTCTCTTTCTGTAAAATGGTTATGACGTTTCCTTGCTCTGTGAGGCATTGTGAACCTCATTCTATTGCCTTTAAATCTTTCAGAGTAGAAATAATTCAGAAGAGATTACAAACATAGGTACAAATTTACCTCCCATAATTAAGCCAGTCCAGATAAGAGGGAAACTCAAGTAACTTGCCTGCTGTCAGGTTTTTCAATAATAGAACAGTGCCCTCCCTGAGTTCAGGCAAAGTCTTAAGTCCTTCATGCTCCAATTATAGGTTACATGCTTAGTGACACATTGAGACTTTCATTTTTCATCATCCCAACTAGGCTTCCTAGCCAGCATcagcaaatgatttttaaaaataggctccCTAAAACGAGACTCattctaaaactagaaattatttttcaaataccaGATAAAGTTTTGGTGTGGAGTAAATTGGAGTATTCAATGTCAAGAAAAGTGCCTGATGATGCATTTCTTATTTATAGTAGAAAGAAGTAAGCAGGAAAGTGCTCAGTAACCCATTTaaataactaaacagaagccCCTGATTCCAAGATGTACCAATTACCTCCATCTCTGACTCCTAGGGCATCATATGAAACTACAGTTCAAAGAATTTTCCCTGCATTTTTAAACAATGATGCATACATGCAGGCCATTCATACAACATATCAGACAGCAGTGTTTAAATTACCCCATAAATGTTtaggattttaaatatatatgtataaagtatttatttatagatcTAAAAGTATCAACTATTACTGCTTTGCCCTTATTTATGTTCCCCACAAGCTGGCCAACTACAAACTTTTAAAAGGAATTTGGCTTAAAAGATTTTGTGTGTTTGGCACTGACTATGGGTGTTAATCATTTCTGAGctcacttctttttctcttctgtttataatattctttggGAACTTCAAAACAGAAACCTgtttccttatagattctgctTCCTCTCTGGTACTGTGCAAATTAATTTGTCCTGGATTGTTGACTGTACTGTACAGTTGATAGCGCCaatcatttctatttcatttttgtaggGAAAAACATAAACATAGCAACAATGTGTTGaggtttttctgttttggtgGGAGGGAAAAATATGTTAGGAAACACtgacataaccaaaaaaaaagttagaaaaatatataaagccaaTTAAATTTAAACAAGAGGGAAATCGCTATTGTTGGGAACCAAATTCATTGAAAAATTAGATGAATAACATTTCTACCCTAAAGAAAGAGGTGTTATAAATTCTACTTCAGTAGATATTGCTTCAAAAAATGAAAGCgatttatggccaggcacagtggctcatgcctgtaatcccagcactttgggaggccgaggtgggcagatcacgaggtcaggagttcgagaccatcctggccaacatggtgaaaccccgtctctactaaaatacaaaaaattatccatgcatggtggcacgtgcctgtagtcccagccactcgggaggctgaggcaggggaatcgcttgaacccaggaggcggaagttgcagtgagttgagatcacaccactgcactccagcctgggtgacagagcgagactccatctcaaaaaaaaaagaaagaaagaaagaaagaaagcaatttacttctttctggattattttttaaggaagaatATGTGCAATTAAGGTAACCTAATATTTTAGTAGAAAGTCTTAAACTCTACTATCTGGTGTGAGGAATATTAGAAACTAATTGTTTATTCACATCCCTTATTCACTGATCCTCcttgaaatactttatttttctgctaTTAGCACCTGCTTTGAGCCTACTAAATGATGGACAAACAGACTGCCCAAACTTGGCAAACTgtaattttcctgtttcttccacAAGCTAAGGTTTCTACCCTTGGTCATGGCTACCAGTGAAAAAAGGCATATAGGGGAAAAGCTGTGCTCCTTTTCCCTTCTTATCATGAATATGCCATCAAATATAATCTGAATACAGGCACTGAAACTTAGCTTTTATAAAATTGACCACTAATAAATCTTACTAATTACCCTTCAGGGAAGATGATGGAAATAATCACAGGGTTGATTTAGAgatattatgaaaatatgttggaagctttaagaatataaaaatgtttttcttacatataatataaacaaaatatgtacatatatattttacaatattgaGATCATGCTGCCTATACTACCTGGTATCCCTTGCACTGgctattccctctgcctaaaACTCTCCTCCACATCTCCACGTGGCTAGTGGCCTcactccttcaagtctttgctctaATATTGCCTTTACAATGAAGCCTAATTTGGATTATTCCACTTATAATCACAATACGGCCCCATTCTAGAACTCTTAATGCCCTTGTCctgttcaatatttattttggctgtagcacttgttattttctaatgtactatataattcatttgtttattaagGCTTTTATTTATCGTCTGTCTCTTTGCCCCTCCCCAACTACAATGTAAGTTCTTTGAGGACAGATAAGTTCTATTTTGCCCGCTGGTGATActgcttagcacatagtaggtacttaatatCTGTTTCATTAACTAATTTAACTGTAAATTCTCTCTACATTAGATTGCATTTTCTATGTCTCTGAAAGTTCTTCTAAAACATCATGCTTGAGTATGCCATAGTTTACATAAACATACCCAAATAGCAAACATTTCCATTATTTTCAgtatttgctattataaataatgctttgaTAAACATACTTGTACATATACCTTTTACTATTTCCTTAGGATTTATCTCTAGATCTAGAATTCCTGAAAGGcagttatatacatttttagagcTCTTCGCACATATCACAAGCTCACTTCTAAAAAGTTTATACCAATTTATACTATCATTAACAGTGTAAATGTCTCTAACTACATCTTCCCCAGTATTAAATATTACCTTTAAAATATCATCTTTAAACATTCATTGTGCCAATTTTGGCATCTTAATGTTTTAACGTGGGATTTGcagatttttatgaatttttttatgtAAATTACAGATCTCCATGTGAGtaaaaacagagaataaaatcatgggccaggcacggggggtcacgcctataatcccaggactttgggaggccaaggtgggtagatggcctgagtccaagagttttgagaccagcctgggcaacatggtgaaaccctgtctctacaaaatatacttggaaggatgaggtgggggaatcacctgagcccatgaagttgtggctgcagtgagccgagatcgcaccactgtactccagcctaggcaaatgccatgagaccctgtctcaaaaaaaaaaaaaaagtaagaaaaagaaaaaatcagaaatccCAGTGTGTTGACCATTTCAaatcaaacaatataaaatagataatgaTGAGGCAGAGACACAGATTATCCAACCACAGGCAGGTGATAGATCAGATTGGGAAGCAATCCTCCCTTTAGTTTAAACAACTACATATCAAGTTTGTTCTTAGGAAACTAAACATAATTAGTGATAATATTAGCATTTGGTCTTTAACTCACATATGATTTTTATATCAGGTTAAAGTTTTTCCCAAATATAGACCCATTTATTCTAACAGCACTGCAAAAATGAGAATTAAGTTATTCAAGTGTTTGCTTAACCTAATGATCTCACAGCAGTATACCTATGTCTAATTCCCGTCCACCTGACTGCAATACCAGTCCACCTGGCACTGAAGTGACTACATCTGCGGTATAATCTCTTCAGTCTTTAGGGAGGCTCAAATTAGAAACCAGGAAATGGATTTCTGAAAATTTAGTCATAAAACTTTACACTTCTCCATTTGTGAGACAAATCATGGGAAAATATGTGAGGTTCAAATTGGCAGAGAGCAATcagtctcttccttttttctatgACAAAATGTTGAATGAAATACATTTGTAATATCACTTTTATTAAATCTCATCTtcatagggaagaaaaaaatagccctTTAGTACTGTGTTGGGCACTTTACAGACATCATTTCGACTTCACAATAATGAGAGGGAGACATTATTACGTCCGTTTTATAGATACGGGAACCAAAGCATAATGAGACCAAGGAACCacggtcacacagccagcaaatAGCAAGGCTGGGATTTCAGCATGGCCCCAAaacctgtgctttttttttttaattgcattgcTCTACTTGATTATAGACAATATTTGTTTAAGATCAGAATTCTGTGCCAGGGGCTACTAACCAAAGACCTATGTGTAAATGATTCTGCAGGGCTTTGGCAGAGCTGTGCCATGAGAAATGTGTTTCTTATGCTCGCCCACCTCTCGCTCCTTGGATACCTAGTATTTTGGTAACTGCTTAAGTTATTGACTGACCATCAAAATGTGACCTTACATGGTTTAATTTGTGGCCCCAACAGAGTCTGAAAATGGAACAATTAAGACTCAAATAAGTGACACTAGGATGGTGGAAGTACAGACAACAGAGAGGAGTTCCACCTTTTCCTGACACATCCcttagggtggggcagggagtGAGGGCAGGAGCAGCACAGAGAGGCAAAAGTTGATAAAAGCCAGGGGAAGGAAtagtttctttttccagtctttgGTCTCTGCATTCTAGAAGTCCGTTATCTAGAACAGCTTTTTTCCAGGGTTCCTCTAGAACTGATTTCCAGCTGTAAGCACCAACTTGGCTACACTGATGTTTAAGTATTGAAAGACCTTCCTACCAGCTAGAAGTGATCTCTCCCTAAGTCCTCCCTCTCCAGGTGTCTCCATCACACCCTAGGACACACCCCACACCATTCACAGACAGGGGCCTCCAGGACCCTGCCCCAGTGCCAGGAGCTACGAGCATTCTTTTCATCAGTGATCACGTTGCAGGGCTAATGATATATCTTGAATATCACTTCTGGGGGCCCTCATCAAATACTTGACGGGAGCTTCTAGGCTCACAGGTTAGCTTAAAAGGGCCTGGGTGAGAGTAACAGCAGAAAGGAGAGCCTCACCCATTTCAAGAAGCAGCCACCCCTATAACTCTTCCTGCATTAACAGGGTGTGGCTCATAAAGGGGAcctcaagtttaaaaaaaaaaaaaaaacagagcaaagcAAAAACCATGCTCAGAACCTGTTAAACCACATCTTTGGGAAGGGGCAGCTCCCAGGTCAGGCTGAAGAGCACTGAAATCCCTCCTCGTGAACCAGCCCAGCTGCTTCCTTCTCTGCACAAGACTGCGCTTCTCAGGCAGGTCAGCTTCGCCAAAGAGAAACACGCTGCAGCCAGGAACATGCAGCACCAGATCCTCAGCAAGGCCTGTGGCAGAGGGAATTTTAACCAAAGAAAATCACAATCaagccaaattttaaaaaccaaagcatataatttttttgCTGTGGTAAAACATATTTAACATAGAACTCATCATTTTAGTCATTTCTAAGTGTCCAGATCAGTGGCATGAAGTtgcacactgttgtgcaaccatcaccactaaaGCACAtgatttatacaaattttaaacatCAAAGCTTAAACAGAATGAATGCTCCATTGAAGTTAGTCTCACAATAAAAGCTTGCCTTGATAcaagcaggcttgaatttctaaCCCATTACAAATCTAATTTCACAGTGGAAATGTATATGTAGGATTAATGAAATTGGTGCCTTCAATTTTTGAACAATGTTATAATAGCCCCAACTTGTAAATATTGTTAGAAGGTATAAAAAGTTAGGAGGGCAAGGGCCAGTAACCACACTGTCTAATACAGTAGCCCCTAGCTATGTAtgctattaaaatttaattctaatcaattaaaattttaattaggaTTTATCTCTAGAACTAAAGTTTTAATtgactaaaattaaataaaatgggccagggcagtggctcacacctataattccagtactttgggaggctgacacaggaggatagagtgaagccaggagtttgagaacagcctgggcaacatagttagactcctatctctacaaaaactaaaaaaagaaaagaaaaaaatgaaaaatgaagttttttaGTTGCACTTGTCACATTTCAAGTACTTAACAACCACACATGGCTAGTGGTCTCCatactggacagcacagataaagaacatttccatcgccacagaaagttctattggacagctcTGGGCCAGATGCTACATAAGGAAGCCTAATATTTAAACACAATTGGAGATTACTCTAAATGATAGAACATTTTTCATCTTCCTCTGCCATTCTTCATATCTGGATTCTCTGGATATGATTTTATCTTCTCAAGGCAAAATATAGAATTGCTGGGCTTTTCTAGATTACTCCTTCACCGGACCTCTGCTTGTTTTCTAGGAGCTAATTATAGTCCCCTGTAAGCAAACACAGAGATGGCATACATTTTTGTCTGATATACGAAATGTAGGTGCTCAGGGAATTCTGGGGCTGGCCTGGGATAGCAGGAGTGCAGGCCTTCTTTATTTGTTCCGTATCACGGATCATCAAAATCAGAGCTGAGATGAGACCTCTGGCCACAATAAGCATAGGAGACCTTCCCAACTGCAATTTCAGGGtgtattatttgtttaattctaATTCAGGCTGCCATGTTAATGGAGGAAATGAAATGCAGAAGACACTAAAAAAAGACTGGGTACCACTGGGGTGTAAAAAGTCTTGGgaaatgttttggttttggtggttttttgtttgtttgttttttgagatggagtctcgctctgtcgcccaggctggagtgtagtggtgcgatcttggctcaccgcaaactccacttcctgggttcaagcaattctcctgcctcagcccaccatgtagcttggattacaggcacgtgccaccaagcctggctaatttttttttttttttttttttttttagtagacacagggtttcaccatgctggccaggctggtcttgaactcctgacctcgtgatctgccctcctcagcctcccaaagtgctgggattacaggcataagccacgtgcccagcctggttttttgtttgtttgttttttgagatggagtttcacgctgtcgcccaggctgcagtgcagtggcatgatcttggctcagtgcaacctcagcctcctgagttcaaaggattctcctgcctcagcctccagagtagctgggattacaggaacccgctaccacacctggttaatttttgtatttttagtaaacggagtttcaccatgttggccaggctggtctcaaacttctcacctcaagtgatctgcctgcctcagcctcccaaagtgctgggatttgaggcataagccaccacgcccagcctgggaaatgttCTTTCTCTGAGTCAGGTAGGGACTCCAGCATTAGAAGTTCCTGGTATTGTAGATACCATAAAGCCAAGAAAATCTCCTAAGTTTATTTTAGCCCTAAGTGATTTCTGTTTCATTAACACTGCTTTAaggtacaggcatacctcagagatattgtggatTTGATTCCAGACCacagcaataaagcaaatatcgctggcaaatatcacaataaagcaagtcacataaattttttggtttcccagtgcatataaaagttatgtttatattatactgTAATCTCTTAAGTGTTTAATAGTATTATGTCTGCAGAAACCAAtat encodes:
- the FTCDNL1 gene encoding formiminotransferase N-terminal subdomain-containing protein isoform X4; this translates as MSSSRVGLRLAACLLNVSEAGRKYIVENIAKAALLDKNGKKHPQVSVLNIFSDQDYKRSVITIATSVDKLGLAEDLVLHVPGCSVFLFGEADLPEKRSLVQRRKQLGWFTRRDFSALQPDLGAAPSQRCGLTGSEHGFCFALFFFFF
- the FTCDNL1 gene encoding formiminotransferase N-terminal subdomain-containing protein isoform X2 produces the protein MSSSRVGLRLAACLLNVSEAGRKYIVENIAKAALLDKNGKKHPQVSVLNIFSDQDYKRSVITIATSVDKLGLAEDLVLHVPGCSVFLFGEADLPEKRSLVQRRKQLGWFTRRDFSALQPDLGAAPSQRCGLTGSHGICLGWSTVVRSRLTAATTSWAQLASGRCDSCVGRKLEFQPCSEGIRAATRAAECQSAGGGSGAKLQTEKQTFTSGF
- the FTCDNL1 gene encoding formiminotransferase N-terminal subdomain-containing protein isoform X1, translated to MSSSRVGLRLAACLLNVSEAGRKYIVENIAKAALLDKNGKKHPQVSVLNIFSDQDYKRSVITIATSVDKLGLAEDLVLHVPGCSVFLFGEADLPEKRSLVQRRKQLGWFTRRDFSALQPDLGAAPSQRCGLTGSHGICLGWSTVVRSRLTAATTSWAQLASGRCDSCVGRKLEFQPCSEGIRAATRAAECQSAGGGSGAKLQTEKQTFTSENLNQL